The following DNA comes from Frankia casuarinae.
GTAGTGCCCGGGCGGCACCACGCTGGTCCCCGGCGGTCCAGCGCTCGTGGGACTCGGCGAGCCGTTCGCCGTTGCCGAGCCATTCGTGGAAGGCATGGTAGGGGGTCTGGTTGAGGATCCAGGTGAGGAACGGCCGGCTGTCGCGGCGGGCGACGTCCGGATCGGCGTTCGGGCTCACGAAGACCTTCACCACCAGCTCCTTGCCCGCTGGCTGCGGTCCGACGACGGCGCGGACCTTGATCAGATCTTCGGGGGACAACAGATTGGTGACGGCACCATCCCCCTCGGTGAAGCCGAGCTTGAGCATGCCGGGCCGCAGCGCTCCCAGGATGACCTTCGGCGTCTCGATCGGAGGATTCGGTATGGCGAAGCCGCGGATCGCGAACGTGTCGAAGGCGCCGGAGACCACCTCGCCGCGCAGCGCCCGGGTGAGGAAACGAAGCGTGTCCCGGGTCCGGCGGAAGGGCTCGTCGAACGGGATGCCGTTGAGGTCGGTCACGTGGGCGGGCACCGACGAACCGATGCCAAGGACAAGCCCGCCGAACGTCAGATCGGCCAGGGTCGCCGCGGTCTGGGCGAGCACCGCCGGGCCGCGGGTGTGGACGGGCACGATCGCGCTCGCCAGGCGCACCCGGGGATCCCAGGCGGCGGCGACCGCGAGCGGGGTGAACGCGTCGATGCCGCCGCCTTCGGCCGTCCACACGTCGCTGTAGCCAGCGTCAGCGAGTCCCGTGACGATGCGTCGATGGTCCCGCAGCGGGATGCCGGGCAGAGGAAGGGTGACACCGAAGCGCGGAGTGGTCACGGGAGTACCTCACGGGTGGTCGACGGTGTTCGGTCAGATGGTCGTCGCGGAGACGGAGGACGAAGGACGAAGGACGAAGGACGGAGACGGAGGACGAAGGACGGAGACGGAAGGGCGGGAGTTCCCGCGCCCGTAAGCTCAGGCCGGGGGGCGCCGGCCCCAGGCCGCGATGATGCTGGGCCCGAGGTCGAGGAAGTCGGGATCGGCGAGCAGGGCCAGGGCCGAGTCGAGATCGGCGCGGGTGAGCAGGCCGCTGGCGACAAGGTAGTCGGCGGACTGGCTGAACGTCGCACGCCACAGGCGCCCGATCTCGTTGGAGCCGCCAACCGGGTAGTACGTGGCGTGCAGACCGGCGTCGACCAGGCCCGCTCGGGTCAGCGGCGCCGGCAGCGTTCGCCCCCACCACAGGTCCGACCCGATCGACGACGCCATTGCCTGGCCGATCGCCTCGAAGGCGTGCCGGAATTCGTCGTGCGGTGACGAGTCAACCGGGGACAGCACGAGATCCTCAGTGACCAGCCAGCCGCCCGGGGCCAGCCAGGAGACTAGCCGCCGCAGCACCTCCTCACGTTCGGGGATGTGCATGAGGACGGTGCGGGCATGGATGAGGTCGAAGGAGCCCGGCTCGAAGTCGTGGGTGCGCACGTCCGCTTGGACGATCCGCAGGTTCGACCGGCCGGTGTCGTCGAGGAAACTCGTGCTCACGTCGACTGCGGTCACCTCCCCGCCGGGGAACCGGTCGGCCAGCCAGTAGGCGACCGAACCCGCACCGGCACCGATTTCCAGGAACCGCCCTCCGTCTGCGATTCCCCGCGCCTCGAGAACGGCGTGCGTGGCCGGGTCCACCTGTGATTCCAGCAGTTGCAGCCGACCGAGTTCCGTGGAGATGTCGTGGCTGAGGATGCCCTGGACGTATCCGACCGACGTGTCGGGCTCGGAACGCTGTGCAGCGATCACGTCTCGCGCCGGCGCCAAAGCCGCATCGAATTCCGTTGTACTGGTCATCGTCTCCCCTGGGCATGGTTCTGGGCCGGCTCCGGGCGGTCGCAGCCAAGTCCCAGACCGGTTGCGGACCAGCTCCGGTCCGGCACGGCGGTACCGATGTCTGTGCGGTTTCCACCGTCGTACCTGGTTTCCACCGTCGTACCTGGTTTCCACCGTCGCGGCTTCCACTGCCGCGAACAGTTTCCGCGTCCCGGCCCGCGACCCATTCCAGTCGGCTCGCGGCGGCGGGTCCAGAGGCATCACGGTGCTGTTACCAGTACTAACAGGATGTCGACTATGGACGCAGAAAGCTACCTTGACCCCACACGAACACGATGCCTAATTTCAAAACTCATGGCACGGAACTCGGCGCTTGGCGCGAGCCCGTGATGCACGATGGCGGACCGTCAGTACGTCGGATCGGTTGACATACCTCGGCTGGGGAGAAGCAGATGACGCAGACCGTCACGGCACAGGCGGCCCGACTCGGCGGATACGACGACGCCAGCCGGCTTCGGCAGGCTCAGGACACCGACTGGGTGCTCGGGTTCGCCGATCCGACCGCCCGGTCCGTCGCCGATCTCGGCTGCGGCATCGGTTCCCTGCTCGCCGCGGCGCTCGACCGCCTGCCCGACGCCGTCGACGCCCTGGGCCTGGATCGTGAGGAGTCCCGGCTCGCCGAGGCTCGACGCAAGCTCGCCCCCTACGCGACCCGGGTACGGTTCCGCTTCGTCCAGGCCGATCTGCGCCGGCCCCCGCAGCTGGCCGACGATGCGGGTTCCACGGCGTTCGACCTGGTCACCCTCACCGCGGTCCTGCACTGGA
Coding sequences within:
- a CDS encoding LLM class F420-dependent oxidoreductase; the encoded protein is MTTPRFGVTLPLPGIPLRDHRRIVTGLADAGYSDVWTAEGGGIDAFTPLAVAAAWDPRVRLASAIVPVHTRGPAVLAQTAATLADLTFGGLVLGIGSSVPAHVTDLNGIPFDEPFRRTRDTLRFLTRALRGEVVSGAFDTFAIRGFAIPNPPIETPKVILGALRPGMLKLGFTEGDGAVTNLLSPEDLIKVRAVVGPQPAGKELVVKVFVSPNADPDVARRDSRPFLTWILNQTPYHAFHEWLGNGERLAESHERWTAGDQRGAARALPDEVIDALFIHGTPEQCRDQIAAYVQPGVTAIQLYVRLTPSFLLGSWDTAGSAGSAGGGEQDLADRVLGLLSTLRPRIPTPAGVG
- a CDS encoding class I SAM-dependent methyltransferase, with translation MTSTTEFDAALAPARDVIAAQRSEPDTSVGYVQGILSHDISTELGRLQLLESQVDPATHAVLEARGIADGGRFLEIGAGAGSVAYWLADRFPGGEVTAVDVSTSFLDDTGRSNLRIVQADVRTHDFEPGSFDLIHARTVLMHIPEREEVLRRLVSWLAPGGWLVTEDLVLSPVDSSPHDEFRHAFEAIGQAMASSIGSDLWWGRTLPAPLTRAGLVDAGLHATYYPVGGSNEIGRLWRATFSQSADYLVASGLLTRADLDSALALLADPDFLDLGPSIIAAWGRRPPA